The genomic stretch tcctttttttgtttgtttttttttcgccCTGCCCTCAGGCATCAGTttcaaactggaagaaaaaactGCCCACAGCAGCCTGGCACTCTTCAGAGGCGACACGGGTGTCAAATACGGCTTGGTGGGATTGGAACCCACCAGGGTGGCCCTGAATGTGGAGCGCTTCCGAGAGTGGGCAGTGGTGCTCGCAGACGCCACAGTCACCGGTGGCAGACACTACTGGGAGGTGACGGTGAAGCGCTCTCAGCAGTTCCGGATAGGAGTGGCAGATGTGGACATGTCCCGGGACAGCTGCGTCGGGGCTGATGATCGTTCCTGGGTCTTCTCCTATGCCCAGCGCAAGTGGCACAGTATGTTGGCTAACGAGAAAGCCCCGATTGAGGGGATTGGGCATCCAGAGAAAGTGGGCCTGCTGCTGGACTATGAGGCAAAGAAGCTGTGTCTGGTGGATGTGAGTCAGATCTCCGTGGTCCACACGCTACAGACAGATTTCCGGGGCCCGGTGACGCCGGCTTTTGCCCTCTGGGATGGAGAGCTCTTAACCCACTCAGGACTAGAAGTGCCCAAAGGTCTCTAATGTGGCCCTTACCTAAGTCCCGTAATCATGCTCACGGTCGGCTTTCTGTTCAAAGGGTCTAAAGCTGTTGTACTTTGTCTCAAGAGACTGGTAGCCCTCACAATTCAGTCGGGACCCTTTGTGCAATATTTGAGTCCTCTTCCTCCGATCCCTACTCCTCGGAAGCTAGGTTTACAGCCAAACTTTGCCCTCGCATTACTGCCAGTTTCCCAGGGCACCGGGTGATCTTCTCCTCCAGCTGCTTCCTTGGGGCCCTCTATTTGTGCCCAGGTGTCTTAGACTGTTCAGCCACTACCTCTCCTTCCCTTACCCACATGTAACTTGTTTTGGGGGTTCACCAGATTCTCCAGGGTAAAATGTTTTCTACCTCTGGCTGGAGGAGTGGTGGCCTTTTCTCTGATGCACCTGAGTCTTGGGTTCTGGCTCCCTCCCTGCTGTATTGACCAGTAGGTCAGCGCCACAGACGTCAGTCCCGCGCAGATGCAGCTCTCCACACACCTCTGATACCCAGCCAGTGTGTCAGAACCATTGTGCTAGTTACAGCTGTGACCAGAGGGGAGGAGACACTCGGGGGACATGCGGGGCTGTAGTGCCAGTTCCAGCTACATTATCTGCCACAGTTGGAAGTGCCAGAGAGAAGAGGGAGTTCACACAACCCATTTTAGAGCCCATTCAGACCCAAAACTCCCATCCCACTTGGCCACAGAATATACTTAATCAAAGCAGTATTTGGGGTTGAGGAAAACCTGGTGGAATAGGTGGATATGTGTGTGGAATATATATTGTTTGGATTTTTGTCTGACCCCATGATTCCGTCTTATTTTATTACCTATGAAAGTGATGAAATTGGGTATCTTTAGGGGAGAAAGAGactagatttagaaaaaaaatcatgtaattaAAGTTTATTTCAACACAAAATACTTTCTCTGTCTATAAAATCGCTGTCAGTGGTGGCAGCATGTCCTGCTAAGGGGACAGATCTTTGCAGGTTTCTAGGCCAGGCGCTTTGACTCTGCCCGCATCTCTGACTCTGTGGCAGATGCATATGCCAGGCGGCTACAGCCTCTCCAAGGAAGAATCTTGTTCTCATAGTAACTTCTTCAGAGAGGAACAGGGGACCTGGGTAAAGACCTGGGCTACTTTTGAGTGGATGAAGCCATTGAACTATACCTTGAAGTGTCTATGGATAGCTTCTACTGCAGGTGTTCACAGAGGCTTCCGTGTGCTGTTTACTGGGGGATGGAGGGTTTTGTTCTCACAGAAAACACTGGCCTgtgtcaccacatggctgtgTTGATCCCCACTGAAGCAGCTTCCCACAGGAATTTTGGTGGCTGTGCATTGAATGTATGGCCAGCTCATGCTTTTTCTTGAGCAGGGACTGCCCCTGGCCTGTGCTTACACCATGCTCTCTAAGTTCTCTTTGGACAGGGTCTCAGCTGCTGCTTCGGCCTGAGTCTCAGAGAGCATGTAGGAGTCATGGTAATCCTGAAGCAGCTTGACCACCTCTACGTGGTTGAACTGCACAGCGTCGTCCAGGGGAATGTTGCCCCACCTGTGAGGAACAAGGACCACGGTTAGGCAGAGAAGACATGGAGAGTGCCAtagttgtgtgtctgtgcacggtGGCTGCAGGCCAGTGGGGTCACCCGCCTTCCCGTTCCCACTAACCTTACTCACCTGTCCTTGACAAAAGGATTCACTTTGCAAGCCTCGATCAGAAACTTGACAACTTCAATGTGTCCTAGGAATAGGGCAGAAGGGAAATGAGAGTGCCCAGGTGGGGCCTGACCACTTCGGGGGGGGCCCTTGGTAGCTGGAGTCTGTGCCAGAGGGGAGGAGGTCCCGGACATTTCTTCCCAGCCAGCATCTAGTTACAGTGTCAGCGGAGGTGCCTGTAGGCAAAACTGGCTGTGCCCTTTAAGAGCACAATGATAGGGGTATGCCTGGTGGAAAAGAAGGGTCTTacactctgcccttcctctttaaccctttattattattattaagatttatttatttattatgtatacagtgttccatctgtgtgtatgcctgccagaagagggcaccagatcacattacagatggctctgagccacagtgtggttgctgggaattgaaatcaggacctttgaagagcg from Chionomys nivalis chromosome 25, mChiNiv1.1, whole genome shotgun sequence encodes the following:
- the Spryd4 gene encoding SPRY domain-containing protein 4 produces the protein MALPSARCWNLYRWGAKRWGVPAGVTRRGISFKLEEKTAHSSLALFRGDTGVKYGLVGLEPTRVALNVERFREWAVVLADATVTGGRHYWEVTVKRSQQFRIGVADVDMSRDSCVGADDRSWVFSYAQRKWHSMLANEKAPIEGIGHPEKVGLLLDYEAKKLCLVDVSQISVVHTLQTDFRGPVTPAFALWDGELLTHSGLEVPKGL